A stretch of Microtus pennsylvanicus isolate mMicPen1 chromosome 5, mMicPen1.hap1, whole genome shotgun sequence DNA encodes these proteins:
- the Marveld1 gene encoding MARVEL domain-containing protein 1: MLPPPPRQPPPQARSARGSLRLQRAFLRGPWGVLRLLQLLAGAAFWITIATSKYQGPVHFALFVSVLFWLLTLGLYFITLLGKQELVPVLGSRWLVVNVAHDLLAAALYGAATGIMIDQTQRHSYCNLKNYRLPCAYHAFLAASVCGGLCLGLYLLSALYGCCRRYQGKDEVV; this comes from the coding sequence ATGCTCCCACCACCCCCCCGCCAGCCACCGCCCCAGGCGCGCTCGGCCCGCGGATCCCTGCGCCTGCAACGGGCCTTCCTGCGCGGTCCGTGGGGCGTGCTGCGTTTGCTGCAGCTGCTGGCGGGAGCCGCCTTCTGGATCACCATCGCCACCAGCAAGTACCAGGGCCCGGTGCACTTCGCGCTCTTCGTGTCCGTGCTCTTCTGGCTGCTCACCCTGGGGCTCTACTTCATCACGCTGCTGGGCAAGCAGGAGCTGGTGCCCGTGCTGGGCTCGCGCTGGCTCGTGGTCAACGTGGCACACGACCTGCTGGCCGCCGCTCTCTATGGCGCCGCAACGGGCATCATGATCGACCAGACGCAGCGCCACAGCTACTGCAACCTCAAGAACTACCGGCTGCCTTGCGCCTACCATGCCTTCCTGGCGGCCTCCGTCTGCGGCGGCCTCTGCCTCGGCCTCTACCTGCTCTCGGCGCTCTATGGCTGTTGCCGTCGCTACCAGGGCAAGGATGAGGTGGTGTGA